In a genomic window of Ipomoea triloba cultivar NCNSP0323 chromosome 3, ASM357664v1:
- the LOC116013749 gene encoding 60S ribosomal protein L35-like: MARIKVHELRNKNKSELLAQLKDLKAELALLRVAKVTGGAPNKLSKIKVVRLSIAQVLTVISQKQKAVLREAYKNKKYLPLDLRPKKTRAIRRRLTKHQASLKTERQKKEMYFPLRKYAIKV, from the exons ATGG CGAGAATCAAGGTTCACGAGCTGAGGAACAAAAACAAGTCGGAGCTGCTTGCTCAGTTGAAGGATCTGAAGGCGGAGCTTGCCCTCCTCCGTGTCGCTAAGGTCACCGGAGGTGCTCCTAACAAGCTCTCCAAAAT CAAGGTGGTAAGGCTGTCAATTGCACAGGTTTTGACTGTGATCTCACAGAAGCAGAAGGCTGTGCTAAGGGAAGCATACAAGAACAAGAAGTACTTGCCGCTTGACCTCCGCCCCAAGAAGACCAGAGCTATTCGCCGACGTCTAACTAAGCACCAG GCCTCTTTGAAGACTGAGAGACAAAAGAAGGAGATGTACTTCCCATTGCGAAAGTATGCTATTAAAGTGTAG
- the LOC116012431 gene encoding 3-ketoacyl-CoA synthase 12-like: MDSSMNNITMYYYFFLVLCLIVFILCKFIQRWRNHGCYILHYECFKPSDDRKIDTQISGDIIQRNKYLGPEEYRFLLRAVVNSGIGEETYAPRNIVEGRENCATLVDGIEEMEECFFDTLEKLFAKSEVSPAEIDVLVVNVSMLSPAPSLCSRIVRRFAMREDVRAFNLSGMGCSASLISVNLVENMFKCRRNIFAIVVTSESIAPFWYSGNEKSMMLANCLFRSGGCSILLTNRHNLRSKSIMKLKCSERTHLGENHEAFNCCMQKEDDNGRLGFYLSKTLPRAASRAFAENLRNLAPRILPFRQIVEHLARTCFHTLLTKTNISKKAIEGKVINFKSGVDHFCLHPGGSALIEGIKKNLGLSEYDVEPSKMTLSRFGNTSASSIWYVLGYMEAKKRLKKGDRVLMVSLGAGFKCNSILWEVMRDLGNDNNNDTIWKGFIDDYPPRGNTINPYLKNLGWLCQENPPQFRSIK, from the exons atggattcttctatgaataatattactatgtattattatttctttcttgTTTTGTGCCTCATCGTTTTCATCCTCTGCAAATTCATCCAACGATGGAGAAACCATGGCTGCTACATACTCCACTATGAATGCTTCAAGCCCTCCGATGACCGGAAGATTGACACCCAAATCTCCGGCGACATCATCCAGCGGAACAAGTACCTCGGACCCGAAGAGTACAG GTTCCTGTTGCGCGCCGTGGTAAACTCCGGCATTGGGGAAGAAACATACGCCCCTCGGAACATTGTAGAAGGCCGAGAGAATTGTGCGACCCTAGTCGACGGGATCGAGGAGATGGAGGAGTGTTTCTTCGACACATTGGAGAAGCTGTTCGCAAAGTCCGAGGTGTCGCCGGCGGAGATCGACGTCCTCGTCGTGAACGTTTCAATGCTGTCGCCGGCGCCGTCTTTGTGCTCGAGAATCGTGCGGCGTTTCGCGATGAGGGAGGATGTGAGGGCATTTAATTTGTCCGGAATGGGGTGTAGCGCCAGCCTAATTTCCGTAAACTTGGTGGAGAACATGTTCAAGTGTCGCCGGAACATTTTCGCCATTGTTGTGACCTCGGAATCCATCGCGCCGTTCTGGTATTCCGGGAATGAAAAATCCATGATGCTGGCAAATTGTCTATTTCGCAGCGGAGGTTGTTCGATTCTGTTAACGAATCGCCACAATCTGAGGTCTAAATCGATCATGAAACTCAAATGTTCAGAGAGAACTCACCTGGGAGAAAACCACGAAGCGTTCAACTGTTGTATGCAGAAGGAAGACGACAATGGCCGCTTAGGGTTCTATCTAAGCAAGACTCTCCCTAGGGCCGCCTCGCGAGCATTCGCAGAGAATTTAAGAAACCTAGCTCCGAGAATATTGCCATTCAGACAAATCGTCGAACACCTTGCGCGCACTTGTTTCCACACGCTCTTAACAAAAACTAACATATCCAAGAAAGCTATAGAGGGAAAGGTGATCAATTTCAAGAGTGGGGTTGACCATTTCTGCCTGCACCCTGGTGGGTCAGCTCTGATTGAAGGGATAAAGAAGAATCTTGGGTTGAGTGAGTATGATGTTGAGCCATCAAAGATGACACTTTCAAGATTTGGCAACACTTCTGCTAGCAGCATTTGGTATGTTCTAGGGTACATGGAGGCCAAGAAGAGGCTCAAGAAAGGTGATAGGGTTTTGATGGTTAGCCTTGGAGCTGGTTTCAAATGCAATAGTATCCTTTGGGAAGTGATGAGGGATTTGGggaatgataataataatgacacCATTTGGAAAGGCTTCATTGATGATTACCCTCCAAGGGGCAACACTATCAACCCTTACTTGAAGAACCTTGGTTGGCTTTGCCAAGAGAATCCACCACAATTCAGATCAATCAAGTAG
- the LOC116013719 gene encoding 3-ketoacyl-CoA synthase 19-like isoform X2, which translates to METLAAILYSLLFLYTLIYFLRSYLRRRDQCCYMLNYECYKPTDAGRRLSTDKSALVVYRNRNLGIDEFRFLLQTMVNSGVGEQTYIPINVLEGREDCPTLEDSYTEVDDIMFQTLDNLFAKSRVSPSEIDVLVVNVSLLASAPSLTSRVVNRYKMREDVKTFNLSGMGCSASVVAIDIVHHLFKVYKNSYAVVVSTESLGANWYSGKERSMMLSNCLFRSGGCSMLFTNNPALKPRAILKLKHMVRTHIAAIDEAYECCKQVEDPQGYRGFHLSKRLPKVATKALVANFKVLVPKMIPLWETLRFLAASALERRKFKLPSLLQKCALLGAPTLNMKTGIEHFCLHPGGRAVIDGVGVSLGLSEYDLEPARMSLHRWGNTSAGGLWYVLGYMEAKKRLKKGDRILMLSLGAGFKCNNCVWEVMKDLGDPNVWEDCIDSYPPKTLVNPFTEKYDWIHHDPCLNFLRSMSSS; encoded by the exons ATGGAAACCCTGGCAGCAATATTATACTCACTTCTTTTCCTGTACACGCTCATTTACTTCCTCAGATCTTATCTCCGCCGGAGAGACCAATGCTGTTACATGCTGAACTACGAGTGCTACAAGCCGACGGACGCCGGCCGGCGCCTGAGCACCGACAAGTCGGCGCTGGTGGTgtaccggaaccggaacctcgGAATCGACGAGTTCCGGTTCCTGCTACAAACCATGGTCAACTCCGGCGTCGGCGAGCAGACGTACATTCCGATCAACGTTCTGGAAGGGCGGGAGGATTGTCCGACGCTGGAGGACTCGTACACGGAGGTCGACGACATCATGTTCCAGACGCTCGATAATCTGTTCGCGAAGTCTAGGGTTTCGCCGTCGGAGATTGATGTTTTGGTCGTGAATGTCTCGCTGCTCGCGTCCGCGCCGTCGCTCACCTCGCGCGTCGTTAACCGGTACAAGATGAGGGAGGATGTTAAGACGTTTAATCTCTCCGGCATGGGTTGTAGCGCTAGCGTCGTCGCCATTGATATCGTTCACCATCTTTTTAAGGTCTACAAGAACTCCTACGCCGTTGTTGTCAGCACGGAATCGCTGGGGGCAAATTG GTATAGCGGCAAGGAGAGATCTATGATGCTTTCCAACTGCCTTTTCCGTTCCGGCGGCTGCTCCATGCTGTTCACCAACAACCCGGCTCTGAAGCCCCGAGCAATCCTGAAACTAAAGCACATGGTGCGCACCCACATCGCCGCCATCGACGAGGCCTACGAGTGCTGCAAGCAGGTGGAGGACCCTCAGGGCTATCGCGGCTTCCACCTCTCCAAACGCCTCCCCAAAGTCGCCACCAAAGCCCTCGTCGCCAACTTCAAGGTCCTCGTCCCCAAGATGATCCCCCTCTGGGAGACCCTCCGCTTCCTCGCCGCCTCCGCCTTGGAGCGCCGCAAGTTCAAGCTCCcctcactactacaaaaatg CGCCCTCCTCGGGGCGCCAACGCTCAACATGAAAACCGGGATCGAGCACTTCTGCCTCCACCCGGGCGGCCGCGCCGTGATCGACGGCGTCGGCGTCAGCCTCGGGCTGAGCGAGTACGACCTGGAGCCGGCCAGAATGTCGCTGCACCGGTGGGGGAATACGTCGGCGGGGGGGCTGTGGTACGTTCTGGGCTACATGGAGGCCAAGAAAAGGTTGAAGAAAGGTGACAGAATATTAATGTTGAGCCTGGGCGCAGGGTTTAAATGCAATAATTGCGTTTGGGAGGTGATGAAAGACTTGGGAGATCCAAATGTATGGGAAGATTGCATTGACAGTTACCCTCCCAAAACATTGGTTAATCCTTTTACGGAGAAGTATGATTGGATTCATCATGATCCTTGTCTCAATTTTCTTCGATCAATGTCGTCGTCGTAg
- the LOC116013719 gene encoding 3-ketoacyl-CoA synthase 19-like isoform X1, with the protein METLAAILYSLLFLYTLIYFLRSYLRRRDQCCYMLNYECYKPTDAGRRLSTDKSALVVYRNRNLGIDEFRFLLQTMVNSGVGEQTYIPINVLEGREDCPTLEDSYTEVDDIMFQTLDNLFAKSRVSPSEIDVLVVNVSLLASAPSLTSRVVNRYKMREDVKTFNLSGMGCSASVVAIDIVHHLFKVYKNSYAVVVSTESLGANWYSGKERSMMLSNCLFRSGGCSMLFTNNPALKPRAILKLKHMVRTHIAAIDEAYECCKQVEDPQGYRGFHLSKRLPKVATKALVANFKVLVPKMIPLWETLRFLAASALERRKFKLPSLLQKCSALLGAPTLNMKTGIEHFCLHPGGRAVIDGVGVSLGLSEYDLEPARMSLHRWGNTSAGGLWYVLGYMEAKKRLKKGDRILMLSLGAGFKCNNCVWEVMKDLGDPNVWEDCIDSYPPKTLVNPFTEKYDWIHHDPCLNFLRSMSSS; encoded by the exons ATGGAAACCCTGGCAGCAATATTATACTCACTTCTTTTCCTGTACACGCTCATTTACTTCCTCAGATCTTATCTCCGCCGGAGAGACCAATGCTGTTACATGCTGAACTACGAGTGCTACAAGCCGACGGACGCCGGCCGGCGCCTGAGCACCGACAAGTCGGCGCTGGTGGTgtaccggaaccggaacctcgGAATCGACGAGTTCCGGTTCCTGCTACAAACCATGGTCAACTCCGGCGTCGGCGAGCAGACGTACATTCCGATCAACGTTCTGGAAGGGCGGGAGGATTGTCCGACGCTGGAGGACTCGTACACGGAGGTCGACGACATCATGTTCCAGACGCTCGATAATCTGTTCGCGAAGTCTAGGGTTTCGCCGTCGGAGATTGATGTTTTGGTCGTGAATGTCTCGCTGCTCGCGTCCGCGCCGTCGCTCACCTCGCGCGTCGTTAACCGGTACAAGATGAGGGAGGATGTTAAGACGTTTAATCTCTCCGGCATGGGTTGTAGCGCTAGCGTCGTCGCCATTGATATCGTTCACCATCTTTTTAAGGTCTACAAGAACTCCTACGCCGTTGTTGTCAGCACGGAATCGCTGGGGGCAAATTG GTATAGCGGCAAGGAGAGATCTATGATGCTTTCCAACTGCCTTTTCCGTTCCGGCGGCTGCTCCATGCTGTTCACCAACAACCCGGCTCTGAAGCCCCGAGCAATCCTGAAACTAAAGCACATGGTGCGCACCCACATCGCCGCCATCGACGAGGCCTACGAGTGCTGCAAGCAGGTGGAGGACCCTCAGGGCTATCGCGGCTTCCACCTCTCCAAACGCCTCCCCAAAGTCGCCACCAAAGCCCTCGTCGCCAACTTCAAGGTCCTCGTCCCCAAGATGATCCCCCTCTGGGAGACCCTCCGCTTCCTCGCCGCCTCCGCCTTGGAGCGCCGCAAGTTCAAGCTCCcctcactactacaaaaatg cagCGCCCTCCTCGGGGCGCCAACGCTCAACATGAAAACCGGGATCGAGCACTTCTGCCTCCACCCGGGCGGCCGCGCCGTGATCGACGGCGTCGGCGTCAGCCTCGGGCTGAGCGAGTACGACCTGGAGCCGGCCAGAATGTCGCTGCACCGGTGGGGGAATACGTCGGCGGGGGGGCTGTGGTACGTTCTGGGCTACATGGAGGCCAAGAAAAGGTTGAAGAAAGGTGACAGAATATTAATGTTGAGCCTGGGCGCAGGGTTTAAATGCAATAATTGCGTTTGGGAGGTGATGAAAGACTTGGGAGATCCAAATGTATGGGAAGATTGCATTGACAGTTACCCTCCCAAAACATTGGTTAATCCTTTTACGGAGAAGTATGATTGGATTCATCATGATCCTTGTCTCAATTTTCTTCGATCAATGTCGTCGTCGTAg
- the LOC116013571 gene encoding ankyrin repeat-containing protein ITN1-like, with protein MASPLEGEIEIEKDLGSPTANQNPLGEPSPTPSPSSATAPALVLSNSGKRIDQAGKKKYVKQVTGRHNDTELHLAAQKGDLVAVKQILDDIDSQMVGTLSGDEFDNEVAEIRASVVNEVNELGETALFTAADKGHLEVVKELLKYSNKETLTKKNRSLFDPLHVAASQGHHGIVQVLLDHDPELSKTLGPSNATPLITAASRGHTAVVNELLAKDCTLVEISRSNGKNALHLAARQGHVDIVKALLDKDPQLARRTDKKGQTALHMAVKGVNCEVVKLLLDADAAIVMLPDKNGNTALHVATRKKRVEIVNELLRLPDMNVNALTRDHKTALDIAEDLALSEESSEIKGCLCRYGALRANELNQPRDELRKTVTQIKKDIHTQLEQTKRTNKNVHGIAKELRKLHREGINNATNSVTVVAVLFATVAFAAIFTVPGGDDNDGVAVVVSHASFKIFFIFNAIALFTSLAVVVVQITLVRGETKAERRVVEVINKLMWLASVCTSVAFIASSYIVVGRKYEWAAILVTLVGGIIMAGVLGTMTYYVVKSRRNRSMRKREKHRSVSNSWMHSEFSNSDIERIYAL; from the exons ATGGCTTCTCCTCTTGAAG GTgagatagagatagagaaaGATTTGGGCAGTCCAACAGCAAATCAAAATCCTTTAGGTGAGCCATCACCAACCCCATCTCCATCCTCAGCAACAGCACCTGCTCTGGTGCTTTCGAATTCGGGGAAGAGGATCGACCAAGCGGGGAAGAAGAAATATGTGAAGCAGGTGACGGGCAGGCACAATGACACCGAGCTTCATTTGGCGGCTCAAAAGGGCGATCTTGTGGCGGTGAAGCAAATACTCGATGATATCGATTCTCAAATGGTTGGGACGCTGAGTGGAGATGAGTTTGACAATGAGGTTGCTGAGATCAGGGCGTCGGTAGTGAATGAGGTGAACGAGTTGGGCGAGACAGCATTGTTCACCGCGGCTGATAAGGGGCATCTTGAGGTGGTGAAAGAATTGTTGAAGTATTCGAATAAAGAAACTCTTACTAAGAAGAATCGATCATTGTTTGATCCTCTGCACGTTGCTGCAAGCCAGGGACATCACG GCATTGTGCAAGTGCTATTGGACCATGATCCCGAGCTAAGTAAAACACTTGGCCCTTCAAATGCCACTCCTCTTATAACAGCAGCATCGAGAGGGCATACGGCTGTGGTCAATGAATTGCTCGCTAAGGATTGCACCTTAGTTGAGATTTCGAGATCCAATGGGAAAAATGCGTTGCATTTAGCTGCTAGACAAGGGCACGTAGACATTGTCAAGGCACTGCTTGACAAAGATCCACAATTGGCACGGAGGACAGACAAGAAAGGGCAGACAGCATTGCATATGGCCGTGAAAGGGGTCAACTGCGAGGTGGTGAAGTTACTTCTCGATGCTGACGCAGCTATCGTTATGCTGCCGGACAAGAACGGCAATACAGCATTACACGTAGCCACCAGGAAAAAACGTGTGGAG ATAGTGAATGAGTTGCTTCGCTTGCCTGACATGAATGTCAATGCGCTGACCCGAGATCATAAAACAGCTCTTGACATTGCTGAAGATCTTGCCCTCTCTGAAGAGTCCTCGGAAATAAAGGGGTGCCTATGTCGTTACGGCGCTCTTAGGGCAAACGAACTGAACCAACCAAGAGATGAGTTAAGGAAAACCgtgactcaaatcaagaaagatATACATACCCAGCTGGAACAAACTAAGAGGACAAACAAAAATGTTCACGGCATTGCTAAAGAACTTAGGAAACTTCACCGAGAAGGGATCAACAATGCCACGAATTCTGTGACTGTGGTTGCTGTGCTTTTTGCGACAGTTGCCTTTGCAGCTATATTTACTGTTCCGGGTGGAGATGATAATGACGGGGTGGCGGTGGTTGTGAGCCATGCATCCTTTAagattttcttcatcttcaacgCCATTGCACTCTTTACATCCCTTGCTGTTGTCGTAGTTCAAATTACATTGGTTAGAGGTGAGACGAAGGCAGAAAGAAGAGTGGTAGAGGTAATTAACAAGTTGATGTGGTTGGCTTCTGTGTGTACTTCGGTGGCATTTATTGCGTCCTCTTATATAGTGGTTGGTCGGAAATACGAGTGGGCTGCAATACTGGTTACACTCGTGGGAGGGATAATAATGGCCGGGGTTCTCGGAACCATGACTTACTATGTGGTGAAATCAAGGAGAAACAGATCAATGAGAAAACGGGAGAAGCATAGGAGTGTCTCCAACTCGTGGATGCACTCCGAGTTCTCTAACTCTGACATTGAGAGGATTTATGCCCTATG